One window of the Prinia subflava isolate CZ2003 ecotype Zambia chromosome 25, Cam_Psub_1.2, whole genome shotgun sequence genome contains the following:
- the LOC134562004 gene encoding mitochondrial import receptor subunit TOM70 — MAASKPVEAPGGGGTAGLSRWQLALVLGAPVLLGAGAIYLWGRRAARRGKGANERKTPEGRASPGPGGEGGSGQPDGPGHEEMSPLGRAQAAKNKGNKYFKAGKYELAIQCYTEAISLCPPEKNLDLSTFYQNRAAAYEQLQKWTEVAQDCTKAVELNPKYVKALFRRAKAHEKLDNKKECLEDVTAVCILEAFQNQQSMLLADKVLKLLGKEKAKEKYKNREPLMPSPQFIKSYFSSFTDDIISQPLLKGEKSDEDKDKEGEASEVKENSGYLRAKQYMEEENYDKIISESTKEIEAKGKYMAEALLLRATFYLLIGNASAAKPDLDQVISMEDANVKLRANALIKRGSMYMQQQQPVLSTQDFNMAADIDPQNADVYHHRGQLKILLDQIEEAVEDFDECIRLRPNSALAQAQKCFALYRQAYTGSNALTVQAAMKGFEDVIKKFPKCAEGYALYAQALTDQQQFGKADEMYDKCIDLEPDNATTYVHKGLLQLQWKQDLDKGLELISKAIEIDNKCDFAYETMGTIEVQRGNLDKAIEMFNKAINLAKSEMEMAHLYSLCDAAYAQTEVAKKYGLKPPTL; from the exons ATGGCCGCCTCGAAGCCCGTGGAggcgccgggcggcggcggcacgGCCGGGCTGTCCCGCTGGCAGCTGGCGCTGGTGCTGGGCGCGCCCGTCCTGCTGGGCGCCGGCGCGATCTACCTgtgggggcggcgggcggcgcggcgcgggaAGGGCGCGAACGAGCGGAAGACCCCCGAGGGGCGGGCgagccccgggcccggcggcgAAGGCGGCTCCGGGCAGCCCGACGGGCCCGGACACGAGGAGATG AGTCCTCTTGGTAGAGCCCAAGCAGCCaagaacaaaggaaacaaatactttaaagcaggaaaatatgAGCTAGCTATTCAGTGTTACACTGAGGCTATCAGCCTGTGTCCTCCTGAGAAGAACCTGGATCTTTCTACCTTCTAtcaaaacagagctgctgcctatGAACAACTG CAAAAATGGACAGAAGTGGCACAAGACTGTACAAAGGCTGTTGAGCTTAACCCTAAATATGTCAAAGCTCTCTTCAGACGTGCGAAGGCCCATGAGAAGCTAGACAATAAGAAGGAATGTTTAGAAG ATGTCACGGCCGTCTGCATTTTAGAAGCCTTCCAAAACCAGCAAAGTATGTTATTAGCTGATAAAGTTCTTAAACtccttggaaaagaaaaggccAAAGAGAAGTACAAG AATCGGGAGCCTCTGATGCCCTCACCACAGTTCATTAAATCCTACTTCAGTTCTTTCACAGATGATATAATTTCCCAGCCTTTGCTTAAGGGTGAGAAATCAGATGAAGATAAGGACAAGGAGGGAGAGGCTTCTGAAGTAAAAGAAAA CTCTGGCTATTTGAGAGCAAAACAATATATGGAAGAAGAGAACTATGACAAAATTATCAGTGAAAGCACAAAAGAAATTGAAGCAAAGGGAAAATACATGGCAGAAGCTTTGCTTCTGCGAGCTACTTTCTACTTACTTATTGGCAATGCAAGTGCTGCCAAACCAGACCTAGATCAGGTCATCAGCATGGAAGATGCAAATGTGAAG CTGCGGGCCAACGCTCTGATCAAGCGGGGCAGCATGtacatgcagcagcagcagcccgtGCTGTCCACTCAGGACTTCAACATGGCTGCTGACATTGACCCGCAGAACGCTGACGTTTACCACCATCGAGGACAA CTGAAAATCCTGCTTGACCAAATTGAGGAGGCTGTGGAAGACTTTGATGAATGTATCCGATTGCGACCCAATTCCGCCTTGGCgcaagcacagaaatgtttCGCTCTG TATCGCCAGGCTTATACAGGAAGTAATGCTTTGACTGTGCAAGCAGCCATGAAAGGCTTTGAAGATGTCATTAAAAAATTTCCCAAGTGTGCCGAGGGCTATGCACTCTATGCTCAG GCACTAACTGATCAACAGCAGTTTGGCAAGGCTGATGAAATGTATGATAAATGCATTGACCTTGAGCCAGACAATGCCACTACCTATGTTCATAAAGG TTTACTTCAGCTCCAGTGGAAGCAAGATTTAGACAAAGGATTAGAACTCATAAGCAAGGCCATTGAAATTGATAACAAATGTGATTTTGCATATGAGACCATGGGAACGATTGAAGTGCAAAG aGGTAATCTGGACAAAGCCATTGAAATGTTCAACAAAGCTATCAACCTGGCCAAATCAGAAATGGAGATGGCCCACCTCTACTCACTCTGTGATGCTGCCTATGCCCAGACAGAAGTTGCAAAGAAGTATGGATTGAAACCACCAACACTGTAA